The Triplophysa dalaica isolate WHDGS20190420 chromosome 18, ASM1584641v1, whole genome shotgun sequence genome includes the window GAAGAACATTTGGAGTGGTCAAAGAGCACGTCGGTACGGATAATTTTGGAAATAAATACTACAACGTACCCGAGCAGAAGACATGGACAGGTAGGTCATGCGAAAGTTAAGTCTTTGAAGAGtaacatgtttataaatacgttaattcttcatttatgtttatcattatatttaaagggatagtttaatgTTACCCCAAAACGAAAACCCTTTCAGAATTTACTCCCCCATGTCATTGCAAACATGtgtgactttccttcttctgcagaacacaaaagaagatattttgaagaagattACCATACAACATTGGTCtgcattgacttgcattgactTGTTTTCAActactgaaacatttctcaaaaatctacttttgtgttgcacagaagaaaaagtcataacGTTGACTGACATGAGGAGGGTGAcagatttttggatgaacagtccatttaaatataatgaataaaataaatgaaatatacaaGGGAATTAAATACATAatctttttttgattgcacttatgcattttgttgtccttatgctgtcccaagtgcttccattgcttaccctcttgctttggataaaagcgtctaataaatgactaaatgtaaataaatgaaacgaAGTGTCAACAATCTTGATCAGCTGTAGCTATTGGTTGAAAACAGCATACTTAattgtttcatatttgttttgttttttttcaacttaacAGGCAAACACAATTCATTAGCATTCACATTCAttcttttcttctgcaggaaGGGTTACTCGGCATAGACGCCTGGTGGAAGCTGCCAATCCAGCAGAGATGGAGTACTCATGCAGCATTCCCTCTGAATGGGATggtaataaacaaaacaattaagaacctaaacaaataatgtaatattgtatactacttttataatgatgtaaataaaagcCAATATTTCAATCCTGGTTCTTAAACTATAGACAAGTGTATAACTGCTTGTAGCCTTACAGTATTGGACAGGATTTAATTTGCATTACATTTGACAATTGTtttgaataattgtatttttagttattaaatTACCTTACTATAATCTTTTTTCTTTAGCTTGGATCAGAGGCAGACGGAAGCACCCGCCTACTATAGAGGTATTATATCAGATTTATGAGCCAAGAACAGAAATGttagcattttattaaaataatttatgtaggtaAAATAATGACAACCTGTGATGGTCATAAGGTGGGCATTACAGCATATGTTaccctgaaaaacaaaaccagtcttataggtcaatttttcgaaattgagatttttgcataatttgaaagctgaataattaagctttctatctATGTAtaggttgttaggatatgatcatatctggcggagatataaCCGTTTAAAGCtatggaatctgagggtgcaaaataatcaaaatattgagaaaatgacctttgaagttgttaataagggGCACTGTTaatggccatccactcacaaaaataaagttttgatatatttagcatagggaatttacaaaatattcttcatggaacataatctttactaaatatccgcatgattttgggcataaaagaaaaatagataattcTGTCCCATACGATGTATTTTtgactttaactaaaaatgttccggtgctacttaagactggttttgtgatacagggtcacatattacaaaatgtattctGAACATACTTTTCTTTTACTGTCTATAGGAGTTGCTGAGGAATGAACTCTATAGGGAGAACATAAAAATTAAAGCTGAAGAAGTAGAGGAGAGGGACAAGGCCCTGCAGTCCAAAGAGTACAAGGAAGGTTTGGTGGCTAGTCCTGTTCAGGCTCAGGTCAAAGGCCATGCTTCTGCCACACTGTTTGGACAGTCTGAAGTCAGCGAGGAGCCTGTAAGCACTGCCAACACATTCCAGCCAGGGTCCTGGGCATCTCCAGGAACCAAAAAATAGGACTATTAGAAGCCTTCTTATGAGCCTTATCATGTTTCATTCAGAGCAGAAATACTAAGAACTTTGTGAGAACGACTGTGTATGTTGATTAAATAGTTGTGTAacgttatattatatattgaaaTGACTATAAAGATGACTTATAGTCTGGATAAATCAAACTGTTGACTTTCAGAGAACATTGTTATTCTTGCTGTGGAATATTTATGCCATAGGGTTAAAAGTATTTGAGTGGATCAATATATGCTTTTGTTGGTCTGCTTCAACATTCTGCATCAAGTTTTGTATAGTTGAGACTAGTTTGAAAAAGGTGGTACTTGTTTGCAGTTTATTTATGATGAGGGTAAATTAAAGAGTGCTTTGCATACTTACAGCataacagtttttcttgcaattaatcttatattattatgtaaaagGTTTAAGAATACTGCAATATTCACACAGACATTAAACAAGTTTGAGACAAAGATCacatagttttttattatttaaaaagataatttaagatttttgtgGAGTTAACATTTAAACggcaaaaaaactgtaaaaatggaATGCAGAGTATTGCGAAGTCATGCAGAGTACTGCATTGATCATATTCTATAAAAGTACTGCAGTCCTGCCATTGAGATAAATAAACAGCCCTTCAGAAAGACCTCCAGTCCTGCTCCGGATCCCATTTATATGTCCTGCTTTACAAGAGTTGATACAGGAGCTGTGTCGGGAGATTGGGCAATTCTTTTGACCCCTCTACACTGCAGAGTTTCTAGCTCAATCTTTCTTTGCTCTCTTGGCTTTTGCAATGTTCTCTTGCCGTTTCTGTTTCTTCTTCTGCTCACGGTCCTTGGCCTCTATCATCTTGGCGAGTTTCCAGGACAACAGGGCACTGGCGATAAACAGAGGGGTCAATGCCAGGATAACCGTTGTGAGAAAACCATATGGATCTTTGGCAGCCCATTCCACCACATATTCTGCCCATGCTTTGATATCAATCATGGTCTTCTGACTATGTCTTCAGCACTGGATGCTAGAAGGGAAAGACAGAGATTTGTGACATAACATCATCAAACAGAATCAATGTACTTAACAGAACGTAGGTAAATAACTGTTAAGAAAGAACATTGAGAATCTTAATTTCAGAAAAGATTACTAACAACTGTTCAGAAAGCTATGACTTTGTATATAAAGaccaaaaatctaaacaaactatcacatttaataacatttactcaaaaaatgttaatgattACACGGTAGgttacatataaataatacaatagcCAATACAAATTAATCATTGCAATTCTAGTTAGCTAGTTTGCAAACAACTATTCAGATGTCGTTTTGTATGGATCAACATTTGTTACATCGTTATGTACCATTATTATACTTTGTATGACTTATCTAACCGTATTTAAACTGTACGATAAATCGGTTACATTCTCTAGCCACGCCTGATAAGAAGCATTGACGACAGCAATAAGCTAGCAACACATC containing:
- the ndufaf2 gene encoding NADH dehydrogenase [ubiquinone] 1 alpha subcomplex assembly factor 2, encoding MSRFTSILRRTFGVVKEHVGTDNFGNKYYNVPEQKTWTGRVTRHRRLVEAANPAEMEYSCSIPSEWDAWIRGRRKHPPTIEELLRNELYRENIKIKAEEVEERDKALQSKEYKEGLVASPVQAQVKGHASATLFGQSEVSEEPVSTANTFQPGSWASPGTKK
- the smim15 gene encoding small integral membrane protein 15 yields the protein MIDIKAWAEYVVEWAAKDPYGFLTTVILALTPLFIASALLSWKLAKMIEAKDREQKKKQKRQENIAKAKRAKKD